CCAGCACCGCGTAATCGGTGGTGGCGCGCTTGGCGCCCTCGGTCTTGTCGATGTCGCGGGGATGGACGGCCATCATCTTCTCGTTGTCGCCGCCGCGCCCCGAGCCGCCCTTGACCAGACCGTAGCGGATCGTGCCCATGCGCGGATGCGGCACGCCCGCCACGGCGGCCCAATAGATCTTGCGCGTGGTGCGCGACCGGAACGCCTCGGACAGCGCGCGCGCCACCCGGTCGGTGCGCGCCAGCAGCAGCACGCCCGAGGTGTCCTTGTCCAGCCGGTGGACCAGCTTGGGCCGTTCCTTGAAACCGAACAGCAGGGCCGTGGTCAGCCCGTCGACATGCCGCCCGCCCAGGCCGCTGCCGCCTTGGCTGGGCAGGCCGGGGGGCTTGTTCAGGGCGATGATATGCTCGTCCTTCCACAGCACGGCCCCTTGGATCATCTGCTCGTCGCTGTCGCTGACGCGGGGGCCCAGGGGCCGCTCGGAGCGTTCGGCCGCGGGCTGTGCGTCGGGCAGCGGCGGGATGCGCACCTCCTGCCCCGGCGCGATGCGGGTGGCGGCCTTCACGCGGCCCCCGTCGACGCGCAGCTCTCCCTTGCGGCACATCTTCTCGATGGCCACCTGCGACAGCCGCGGAAAGCGTTTCTTCAGCCAGCGGTCCAGACGCATCTCTGCGTCGTCGTCGCCCACCATGATCGTCTGCACGGCACTCATGCCCAAATTCCTCGTCCCAAGGCCAGACCCGCCATCACCGCCGCCAGCGACAGCAGAACCGATCCCGCCACATAGGTCAGCGCAATCATGCCCTGTCCCCGTTCCCACATCGCCAGCGTATCCAGCGAAAAGGCCGAAAATGTCGTGAACCCGCCCAGAAGGCCCGTCAGCAGCAAGGGGGCCCAGGCATTTCCCAGCCTGTGCGCCAAGAGCGCGGCCAGCAGGCCCATCGCGAAGCTGCCCAGCACATTGACCAGCCCCGTCGCCAGCCCGACCGAGGCCCAGTGCGGCGGCACCAGCCGGTAGATGCCATAGCGGCAGACCGAGCCCAGGGCCCCGCCGATCGCGACCTGCAGAAAGGGGTTCATGGCCGCGTCTGTGTCGCCGCGCGCGCGCAAAGTCAACCGCCGCGCTTCAGCCGCTGGCTGACGAACCATTCCAGGCGGCGCTTCAGCTCGCGTTCGAAGCCGCGTTCGACCGGGACATACAGCACCGGGCGCTTCAGCCCGTCGGGAAAATAGTTCTGGCCGCTGAACCCGTCGGTCGCGTCGTGGTCATAGGCATAGCCCTCGCCATAGCCCTGATCCTTCATCATCTTCGTGGGCGCGTTCAGGATATGGGCGGGAGGCATCAGGCTGCCGGTGCGTTTGGCCTCGGCGCGGGCGTTCTTGTAGGCGGCGTAGCCCGCGTTGGATTTCGGGGCCAGCGCCAGATAGATCACCGCCTGCCCCAAGGCCAGCTCGCCCTCGGGCGAGCCCAAGCGTTCGTACAGCGCCCAGGCATCCAGGCAATGCCGGGCGGCGGCGGGGTCGGCCAGGCCGATATCCTCGATCGCCATGCGGGTGATGCGGCGGGCCAGATAGCGCGGGTCCTCGCCCCCCTCCAGCATCCGCGCCAGCCAGTAGAGCGCCGCATCCGGGTCGCTGCCCCGCACCGACTTGTGCAGGGCCGAGATCAGGTTGAAATGCTCGTCCCCCGACTTGTCGTATTTCGCGGCGCGCTTGTTCAGCCGCTGCGCCAGAGTGTCGGGATCGATCTTGCCCGCCAGCTTCCACGCCGCCACCTGCTCGATCAGGTTCAGCGCGGCGCGGCCGTCGCCATCCGCCATCTCCAGCAGCGCGTCGCGGGCCTTGGCGTCCAAGGGCAGCTTGCGGCCCAGCTCGCGTTCGGCACGTTGCGCCAGCAGCTCCAGATCGGCCAGCGACAGGCGCTCCAGCACCACGACCTGCGCGCGCGACATCAGCGCGGCGTT
Above is a window of Paracoccus liaowanqingii DNA encoding:
- a CDS encoding RluA family pseudouridine synthase, whose protein sequence is MSAVQTIMVGDDDAEMRLDRWLKKRFPRLSQVAIEKMCRKGELRVDGGRVKAATRIAPGQEVRIPPLPDAQPAAERSERPLGPRVSDSDEQMIQGAVLWKDEHIIALNKPPGLPSQGGSGLGGRHVDGLTTALLFGFKERPKLVHRLDKDTSGVLLLARTDRVARALSEAFRSRTTRKIYWAAVAGVPHPRMGTIRYGLVKGGSGRGGDNEKMMAVHPRDIDKTEGAKRATTDYAVLDALATRASWCALVPITGRTHQLRAHMAELGHPIVGDGKYGGSGQENLGDGWGAQLGGEISKKLHLHARSITFDHPITKKRMTITAPLPEHMGRTWKSVGWHENDVPDDPFAEVE
- a CDS encoding fluoride efflux transporter FluC, with protein sequence MNPFLQVAIGGALGSVCRYGIYRLVPPHWASVGLATGLVNVLGSFAMGLLAALLAHRLGNAWAPLLLTGLLGGFTTFSAFSLDTLAMWERGQGMIALTYVAGSVLLSLAAVMAGLALGRGIWA
- a CDS encoding replication-associated recombination protein A → MADLFDTAPPSDPAPPAGVRPLADRIRPARLSEVIGQAKVLGPDGPLGAMLGAGSLSSLILWGPTGVGKTTIARLLADETDLAFVQISAIFTGVPDLRKVFEAARLRRTQGRATLLFVDEIHRFNKAQQDSFLPHMEDGTILLVGATTENPSFELNAALMSRAQVVVLERLSLADLELLAQRAERELGRKLPLDAKARDALLEMADGDGRAALNLIEQVAAWKLAGKIDPDTLAQRLNKRAAKYDKSGDEHFNLISALHKSVRGSDPDAALYWLARMLEGGEDPRYLARRITRMAIEDIGLADPAAARHCLDAWALYERLGSPEGELALGQAVIYLALAPKSNAGYAAYKNARAEAKRTGSLMPPAHILNAPTKMMKDQGYGEGYAYDHDATDGFSGQNYFPDGLKRPVLYVPVERGFERELKRRLEWFVSQRLKRGG